In Myxococcus stipitatus, the following are encoded in one genomic region:
- a CDS encoding DNA repair ATPase codes for MATDGGGKGAAPAKEAALEGGSYEVIRTRLLAQADVLGSKAGDLNTRRKTFFGGTELAVTGNERVRTENNCVARDIVSVGKYLLFGYNVFIGLKKETSVADVFSLHRFEKTADGFDLSAVPHTEAGGFLADPRFIKDFSELYRYYKDAKLLQLRRKDARLLAVFKTGQSARDLKVFRFNLDTEGRATYLDNQGDKDHVFPPSHDFEWTVATRENYVLGQHPHVNVLDQVFVETVKGDLTVKVENNTSSGLGIYSEPVEDVNQSLDDARFAWAQVGGLILLRVLPFREKAQRYLVFNSRTQHVVRIDAIGQACIRLPEDQGIIFPGGYYLQTGDFKVFDGEATGAGMEFKQVIRSPNGEDVLYVFHQREEGRYLLFPYNLVRKEVQNPLVCNGYSLFADGGLVVFRETSQEPTRVHPMQVWQTPFVSDEHAAATPAAPGYLGKVGNAELVRGISDALTLQRIAKTDKPNRRTYEDLVAAATRALDAYYWLGHAETALQEPIELLRRTSELIIDEFEKVLALQKRASEALAEAEKAQLKLLSRVRPELLTTAEEFMLVLAELRQQRGHLITLKDIRYMDLGRVDALEKAVVEASDTTSAGCVEFLQKGEALQPLAGRLDELLAKLEPVQTTAELAPLGEDIEKTAQGLTVLGEVVGGLQVGDPLARARILEGISELFGRLNRVRASLSAKRKELSGREKRAEFGAQFKLLGQAIENALAQADVPEKCDEGLSRLTVQLEELEGRFGEFDEFLGQITQKREELLEAFGARKQTLVDERQRRAQSLFGAAERILQGVQRRSKAFKSDDELNAYFATDAMILKLRQLSEQLLGLQDSVRSDEVQSRLKSAKQDALRALRDKQDLFADGDSVIKLGTFRFNVNTQPLDLTLVPRDGALFLQLTGSDYAQKLEDPELLKHQALWDQHLVSETREVYRAEFLAACVLADAEDNKNGLTLSALHAAVIAGTLLERVRGYAADRFDEGYERGVHDADAAAILERLLSLHQGAGLLRFAPGPRALGALYWAFDTDEAARGLLHRRARSFARLRQTFTSAGGLNELGVALGEAVGAFLQAHRLAHSPAEARLAGRYLVEELAVERPRFTTSGEAVALRDAFLAQIERQGTRSAFEDDLRGLEKDLASRLEIARAWVEAYLSQREGGAGEAGYFLLETAVLLLTERKLDREPAGALTAAEVSGLLGSHPRITDRKLALRLDEFLGRLNEFRQLRVPQYQSYRALQRDLLERERRKLRLEELTPKVLSSFVRNRLIDEVYLPLIGANLAKQLGAAGEGKRTDRMGMLLLMSPPGYGKTTLMEYVASRLGLTFVKVNGPALGHSVKSLDPAEAPNATSRQEVERINLSFEMGNNVMLYLDDIQHTDPELLQKFISLCDGQRRIEGVWNGRTRTYDLRGKKFCVVMAGNPYTETGERFRIPDMLANRADTYNLGDILDGKEHLFALSYLENALTSNVVTAPLATRDAADTHRLIRMAQGEEVPAGELKHGYAAAELQEIIAVFQRMFRVQSVLLKVNMQYIASAAQDERFRTEPAFKLQGSYRNMSKLTEKLVAAMTDAELERLIDDHYQGESQTLTTAAEQNLLKLAEMRGRLTPEKAKRWEEIKQGFARVKRMGGKEDDPVARVTGQLSGIEEQLGAVRDAVVQAAAQAQQGTERDEDPTAEALPYLEALRDAVLEVARVGREVKATPPPLPPPPAPVAAAATDLTPYLKHLAQLLKALTERVSTPVSPPAAQAPAQDLGPYMDQLSRAMAALADRPVNVSAQVPAEALQRSAVAGMSPAELSRQIELVEGVLLPLERASRRAVQGEGEGVKSLQVWQNVTEALELLRSMLRR; via the coding sequence ATGGCAACTGACGGCGGTGGCAAGGGCGCGGCGCCCGCGAAGGAAGCGGCGCTCGAGGGGGGCAGCTACGAGGTCATCCGGACGCGGCTGCTCGCGCAGGCGGACGTGTTGGGCTCGAAGGCGGGGGACCTCAACACCCGCCGCAAGACGTTCTTCGGCGGCACGGAGCTCGCCGTCACGGGCAACGAGCGGGTGCGCACGGAGAACAACTGCGTCGCGCGCGACATCGTCAGCGTCGGCAAGTACCTGCTCTTCGGCTACAACGTCTTCATCGGCTTGAAGAAGGAGACGTCCGTGGCGGACGTCTTCTCGCTGCATCGCTTCGAGAAGACGGCCGACGGCTTCGACCTGTCGGCGGTGCCGCACACGGAGGCCGGCGGCTTCCTGGCGGATCCGCGCTTCATCAAGGACTTCAGCGAGCTGTACCGCTACTACAAGGACGCGAAGCTCCTGCAGCTTCGTCGCAAGGACGCGCGACTTCTGGCCGTCTTCAAGACGGGCCAGTCCGCGCGCGACCTCAAGGTGTTCCGCTTCAACCTGGACACCGAGGGCCGCGCCACCTACCTGGACAACCAGGGCGACAAGGACCACGTCTTCCCGCCGTCACACGACTTCGAGTGGACGGTGGCGACGCGTGAGAACTACGTGCTGGGCCAGCACCCGCACGTCAATGTGCTGGACCAGGTGTTCGTGGAGACGGTGAAGGGCGACCTCACCGTCAAGGTCGAGAACAACACGTCGTCCGGGCTGGGCATCTACAGCGAGCCCGTGGAAGACGTGAACCAGTCGCTGGATGACGCGCGCTTCGCCTGGGCCCAGGTGGGCGGGCTCATCCTCCTGCGCGTATTGCCCTTCCGTGAGAAGGCGCAGCGCTACCTGGTGTTCAACTCGCGCACGCAGCACGTGGTGCGCATCGACGCCATCGGCCAGGCGTGCATCCGGCTCCCGGAGGACCAGGGCATCATCTTCCCGGGCGGCTATTACCTCCAGACGGGCGACTTCAAGGTCTTCGACGGCGAGGCCACCGGCGCGGGGATGGAGTTCAAGCAGGTCATCCGCTCTCCCAATGGCGAGGACGTGCTCTACGTCTTCCACCAGCGCGAGGAGGGGCGCTACCTGCTCTTTCCCTACAACCTGGTGCGCAAGGAGGTTCAGAACCCGCTGGTGTGCAACGGCTACAGCCTCTTCGCGGATGGCGGGCTGGTGGTCTTCCGGGAGACGTCGCAGGAGCCCACGCGAGTCCACCCCATGCAGGTGTGGCAGACGCCCTTCGTCTCGGACGAGCACGCGGCGGCGACTCCCGCGGCGCCGGGCTATCTGGGCAAGGTGGGCAACGCGGAGCTGGTGCGCGGCATCTCCGACGCGTTGACGCTTCAGCGCATCGCGAAGACGGACAAGCCCAACCGGCGGACCTACGAGGACCTGGTCGCCGCGGCCACGCGAGCGCTGGATGCGTACTACTGGCTGGGGCACGCGGAGACGGCGCTCCAGGAACCCATCGAGCTGCTCCGGCGGACCTCCGAGCTCATCATCGACGAGTTCGAGAAGGTGCTCGCCCTCCAGAAGCGCGCCTCGGAGGCGCTGGCGGAGGCGGAGAAGGCGCAGCTGAAGCTGCTCTCGCGCGTGCGCCCGGAGCTGCTCACCACGGCCGAGGAGTTCATGCTGGTGCTGGCGGAGCTGCGTCAGCAGCGCGGCCACCTCATCACGCTCAAGGACATCCGCTACATGGACCTGGGGCGCGTGGATGCCCTGGAGAAGGCGGTCGTCGAGGCGTCCGATACCACCAGCGCGGGCTGCGTGGAGTTCCTCCAGAAGGGCGAGGCGCTCCAGCCGCTGGCGGGACGTCTGGACGAACTGCTCGCGAAGCTGGAGCCGGTGCAGACCACCGCGGAGCTGGCGCCGCTGGGGGAGGACATCGAGAAGACGGCCCAGGGTCTCACCGTGCTGGGCGAGGTGGTGGGTGGTCTCCAGGTGGGCGACCCGCTGGCCCGGGCTCGCATCCTGGAGGGAATCTCGGAGCTGTTCGGCCGCCTCAACCGAGTGCGTGCGAGCCTCTCCGCCAAGCGCAAGGAGCTGTCCGGGCGCGAGAAGCGCGCGGAGTTCGGCGCCCAGTTCAAGCTGCTGGGGCAGGCCATCGAGAACGCCTTGGCCCAGGCGGATGTCCCCGAGAAGTGTGATGAGGGACTGTCTCGCCTCACCGTGCAGCTCGAGGAGCTGGAAGGGCGCTTCGGCGAGTTCGACGAGTTCCTGGGGCAGATCACCCAGAAGCGCGAGGAGCTGCTGGAGGCGTTCGGCGCTCGCAAGCAGACGCTGGTGGACGAGCGTCAGCGGCGCGCGCAGAGCCTCTTCGGCGCCGCGGAGCGCATCCTCCAGGGCGTGCAGCGCCGCTCGAAGGCGTTCAAGTCGGACGATGAACTCAACGCGTACTTCGCCACCGACGCGATGATTCTCAAGCTGCGGCAGCTCTCCGAGCAGCTCCTGGGACTCCAGGACAGCGTGCGCTCGGACGAGGTGCAGTCACGGCTCAAGTCCGCCAAGCAGGATGCGCTGCGGGCCCTGCGCGACAAGCAGGATTTGTTCGCGGACGGGGACTCCGTCATCAAGCTGGGCACGTTCCGTTTCAACGTCAACACGCAGCCGCTGGACCTGACGCTGGTGCCTCGCGACGGTGCGCTCTTCCTCCAGCTCACCGGCTCCGACTACGCGCAGAAGCTCGAGGACCCCGAGCTGCTCAAGCACCAGGCCCTCTGGGACCAGCACCTCGTGTCCGAGACGCGCGAGGTGTACCGCGCCGAGTTCCTGGCCGCGTGTGTCCTCGCGGACGCCGAGGACAACAAGAATGGGCTGACGTTGTCCGCGCTGCATGCGGCGGTGATCGCCGGCACGCTGCTCGAGCGCGTGCGCGGGTACGCGGCGGACCGCTTCGATGAAGGCTATGAGCGCGGCGTGCACGACGCGGACGCGGCGGCCATCCTGGAGCGGCTCCTGTCACTGCATCAGGGCGCGGGGCTCCTGCGCTTCGCTCCGGGGCCTCGGGCCCTGGGCGCGCTCTACTGGGCCTTTGATACGGACGAGGCGGCGCGTGGGCTCCTGCACCGCCGCGCGCGCAGCTTCGCCCGGCTGCGGCAGACGTTCACCTCGGCGGGTGGGCTGAATGAGCTGGGCGTCGCGCTGGGGGAGGCCGTGGGGGCCTTCCTTCAAGCGCATCGGTTGGCGCATTCTCCCGCGGAGGCCCGGCTGGCCGGACGCTATCTCGTGGAGGAGTTGGCCGTGGAGCGGCCTCGCTTCACCACGAGCGGCGAGGCGGTCGCGCTGCGGGATGCATTCCTGGCGCAGATCGAGCGGCAGGGGACTCGCAGTGCCTTCGAGGACGACCTGCGTGGGCTGGAGAAGGACCTGGCCTCGCGGCTGGAGATTGCGCGGGCCTGGGTGGAGGCCTACCTGTCCCAGCGCGAGGGCGGCGCGGGCGAGGCGGGCTACTTCCTGCTCGAGACGGCGGTGCTGCTGCTCACCGAGCGCAAGCTGGACCGCGAGCCCGCGGGGGCGTTGACGGCGGCCGAGGTGTCGGGCCTCTTGGGGAGCCATCCTCGCATCACCGACCGCAAGCTGGCGCTTCGCCTGGACGAGTTCCTGGGTCGGCTCAACGAGTTCCGTCAGCTCCGCGTGCCTCAGTACCAGTCATACAGAGCGCTGCAGAGGGACTTGCTGGAGCGCGAGCGCCGCAAGCTGCGGCTGGAGGAGCTGACGCCCAAGGTGCTGTCCTCCTTCGTGCGCAACCGGCTCATCGATGAGGTGTATCTGCCACTCATCGGCGCGAACCTGGCCAAGCAGCTCGGCGCGGCGGGCGAGGGCAAGCGCACGGACCGCATGGGCATGCTCCTGCTCATGTCTCCGCCGGGCTACGGCAAGACGACGCTGATGGAGTACGTGGCGAGCCGCCTGGGCCTCACCTTCGTCAAGGTGAACGGGCCGGCGTTGGGGCACTCGGTGAAGTCGCTGGACCCGGCGGAGGCGCCCAACGCGACGTCTCGGCAGGAGGTGGAGCGCATCAACCTGTCCTTCGAGATGGGCAACAACGTGATGCTCTATCTCGACGACATCCAGCACACGGACCCGGAGTTGCTCCAGAAGTTCATCTCCCTCTGTGACGGCCAGCGCCGCATCGAAGGCGTGTGGAATGGCCGCACGCGCACCTATGACCTGCGCGGGAAGAAGTTCTGCGTGGTCATGGCCGGCAATCCCTACACGGAGACGGGCGAGCGCTTCCGCATCCCAGACATGCTCGCCAACCGCGCGGACACCTACAACCTGGGTGACATCCTGGACGGGAAGGAGCACCTGTTCGCGCTGAGCTATCTGGAGAACGCGCTCACGTCCAACGTGGTGACGGCGCCGCTGGCCACGCGCGACGCGGCGGACACGCACCGCCTCATCCGCATGGCGCAGGGAGAGGAAGTGCCCGCGGGCGAGCTGAAGCACGGCTACGCGGCGGCGGAGCTCCAGGAGATCATCGCCGTCTTCCAGCGGATGTTCCGGGTTCAGTCGGTGCTGCTGAAGGTGAACATGCAGTACATCGCCTCGGCGGCGCAGGATGAGCGCTTCCGCACCGAGCCCGCCTTCAAGCTCCAGGGCAGCTACCGCAACATGAGCAAGCTGACGGAGAAGCTCGTTGCGGCGATGACTGACGCGGAGCTGGAGCGCCTCATCGACGACCACTACCAGGGCGAATCCCAGACGCTCACCACCGCCGCGGAGCAGAACCTGCTCAAGCTCGCGGAGATGCGCGGCCGCCTGACGCCGGAGAAGGCGAAGCGGTGGGAGGAGATCAAGCAGGGCTTCGCGCGCGTCAAGCGCATGGGGGGAAAGGAAGACGACCCGGTGGCCCGCGTCACCGGCCAGCTCAGCGGCATCGAGGAGCAGCTGGGCGCGGTGCGCGACGCGGTGGTCCAGGCCGCCGCGCAAGCCCAACAGGGGACGGAGCGCGACGAGGACCCCACGGCCGAGGCCCTGCCGTACCTGGAGGCCCTGCGCGACGCGGTGCTCGAAGTGGCGAGGGTGGGGCGCGAGGTGAAGGCCACGCCGCCTCCGCTTCCGCCTCCACCAGCTCCGGTGGCGGCCGCCGCCACGGACCTGACGCCATACCTCAAGCACCTGGCCCAGCTCCTCAAGGCGCTGACGGAGCGGGTGAGCACGCCTGTGTCGCCTCCCGCCGCGCAAGCTCCCGCGCAGGACCTGGGGCCGTACATGGATCAGCTCTCGCGTGCCATGGCGGCGCTGGCGGACCGTCCCGTGAACGTGTCCGCGCAGGTCCCCGCGGAGGCACTCCAGCGGAGCGCCGTGGCGGGGATGTCGCCCGCGGAGCTGAGCCGGCAGATCGAGCTGGTGGAAGGGGTGTTGTTGCCGCTGGAGCGTGCCTCGCGCCGCGCCGTGCAAGGCGAGGGCGAGGGCGTCAAGTCGCTCCAGGTCTGGCAGAACGTCACCGAGGCGCTCGAGCTGCTTCGCTCCATGCTGCGCCGCTAG
- a CDS encoding VOC family protein, with protein sequence MSTSRPFRILGIQQIAIGGADKGPLRKLWVDLLGLTPHGTYRSERENVDEDIVTAGAGPFKVEVDLMQPINPEGKPRVHETPLNHVGLWVDDLPGAVAWLESQGLRFAPGGIRKGAAGFDICFVHPKGNEQFPYGGEGVLIELVQAPPEIIAAFNQLAAGGH encoded by the coding sequence ATGTCGACTTCAAGACCCTTCCGAATCCTGGGCATCCAGCAGATCGCCATCGGCGGCGCCGACAAGGGCCCGCTCCGCAAGCTCTGGGTGGACTTGCTGGGCCTGACGCCTCACGGCACCTATCGCAGTGAGCGGGAGAACGTGGATGAGGACATCGTCACCGCGGGGGCGGGCCCCTTCAAGGTGGAGGTGGACCTGATGCAGCCCATCAACCCCGAGGGCAAGCCCCGGGTCCACGAGACGCCGCTCAACCACGTGGGGCTGTGGGTGGATGACCTGCCGGGCGCCGTGGCCTGGTTGGAGTCACAGGGTCTGCGCTTCGCGCCGGGCGGCATCCGCAAGGGCGCTGCGGGCTTCGACATCTGCTTCGTCCACCCCAAGGGCAACGAGCAGTTCCCCTACGGAGGCGAGGGCGTGCTCATCGAGCTGGTGCAGGCACCGCCGGAGATCATCGCCGCGTTCAACCAGCTCGCGGCTGGCGGTCACTGA
- a CDS encoding expansin EXLX1 family cellulose-binding protein — MRPLPLSSRSLLVPIATTLLACGGCGGEDPSGGGVPLGEEQQGIATYYDATGAGNCSYDASPDDMMVAAMNTPQYANSAACGQCVDIQGPSGNVRVRIVDRCPECAAGHLDLSREAFAKIAEMRLGRVNITWKVVSCDVAGSLKYHFKNGSNPWWTAIQVRNHRLPISKLEWRRGDGAWKNVPRQDYNYFVNDSGMGEGPFSVRVTASTGEQVEDTISRVLDNGTTEGTSQFK; from the coding sequence ATGCGCCCACTCCCCCTGTCCTCCCGTTCGTTGCTCGTTCCCATCGCCACCACCCTCCTCGCCTGTGGAGGATGCGGCGGAGAAGACCCGTCCGGCGGCGGCGTGCCGTTGGGCGAGGAGCAGCAAGGCATCGCGACCTATTACGATGCGACCGGCGCGGGCAATTGCAGCTACGACGCCAGCCCCGATGACATGATGGTCGCGGCGATGAACACGCCCCAGTACGCCAACAGCGCGGCGTGTGGCCAGTGCGTGGACATCCAAGGCCCCAGCGGCAACGTCCGCGTGCGCATCGTCGACCGGTGCCCGGAGTGCGCCGCGGGCCACCTGGACCTGAGCCGCGAGGCCTTCGCGAAGATCGCCGAGATGCGGCTGGGCCGCGTGAACATCACCTGGAAGGTCGTCTCCTGCGATGTGGCGGGCAGCCTCAAGTACCACTTCAAGAACGGCAGCAACCCATGGTGGACCGCCATCCAGGTGCGCAACCACCGCCTGCCCATCTCCAAGCTGGAGTGGCGGCGCGGAGATGGCGCGTGGAAGAACGTTCCGCGCCAGGACTACAACTACTTCGTCAACGACAGCGGCATGGGCGAAGGGCCCTTCAGCGTGCGCGTGACGGCGTCCACGGGCGAGCAGGTGGAGGACACCATTTCCCGCGTCCTCGACAACGGCACCACCGAGGGGACCAGCCAGTTCAAGTAG
- a CDS encoding vWA domain-containing protein: MSRTFLKRGLCLWGSALLATCALPACTSSKPTKEERVMAPEAQAVADVSHMKMSEGSDNSPAPPLAAAAPSPKDTDTDDVSEDEFSAKAVRAQGGVVGVVAGAPTATAPSVAYSPSGPGDSAQMGAPMRPPARAAKPMSVAMYRERKMDLADDAPTGGNTHEAWKPNTFIETAKDPLSTFGADVDTASYTVARRHLTQGSLPPGSSVRVEEFINYFKFRYAPPENGAFSVHLDAAPSPFDAKRHFLRVGVQGKSVSRSQRKAAHLVFLMDTSGSMSSPDRLPLAKEAVKIAVKNLNENDTVAIVTYAGSTRDVLPPTPASDVKRIHAALDSLESGGGTAMGSGMEMAYKHAVKKASGQVVSRVVVLTDGDTNIGPNLNPNSMLESIRKYVAEGVTLTTVGFGMGNYRDDLMEKLADKGNGNCFYVDSLKEARKVFETQLTGTLEVIAKDVKLQVEFNPAVVSRYRLLGYENRDVADKDFRNDKVDAGEIGAGHNVTAMYEVELIPGAKEKLATVRVRAKAPNGTEASEQAFPFERSMVASSLEAASPDFRFALSVAATADILRGNPAAQDWSLKTTQKLAEGSAASNAERLEFVQLVTQARALSGASARGN; the protein is encoded by the coding sequence ATGTCCCGAACCTTCCTGAAGCGCGGCCTGTGCCTGTGGGGCAGCGCCTTGCTCGCTACCTGCGCCTTGCCGGCCTGCACCAGCTCCAAGCCCACGAAAGAGGAACGCGTGATGGCGCCAGAGGCCCAGGCCGTCGCCGACGTGTCCCACATGAAGATGAGTGAAGGGAGCGACAACTCCCCGGCCCCACCTCTCGCGGCCGCCGCTCCTTCGCCCAAGGACACGGACACCGACGATGTCTCGGAGGATGAATTCTCCGCGAAGGCCGTGAGGGCGCAGGGCGGAGTCGTGGGGGTTGTCGCCGGGGCGCCCACCGCCACGGCCCCCAGCGTGGCGTATAGCCCTTCCGGCCCAGGCGATAGCGCCCAGATGGGCGCCCCCATGAGACCGCCAGCCAGGGCCGCCAAGCCGATGAGCGTGGCCATGTATCGCGAGCGGAAGATGGACCTGGCCGACGACGCTCCCACGGGAGGAAACACCCACGAGGCCTGGAAGCCCAACACCTTCATCGAGACGGCGAAGGACCCCTTGTCCACCTTCGGCGCGGACGTGGACACCGCGTCGTATACTGTGGCGCGCCGCCACCTCACGCAGGGCAGCCTCCCCCCAGGTTCATCCGTGCGGGTCGAGGAGTTCATCAACTACTTCAAGTTCCGCTATGCCCCGCCGGAGAACGGCGCCTTCTCGGTGCACCTGGACGCGGCGCCCTCTCCCTTCGACGCCAAGCGGCACTTCCTCCGAGTGGGCGTGCAAGGCAAGTCCGTCTCGCGCTCGCAGCGCAAGGCCGCGCACCTGGTGTTCCTCATGGACACCAGTGGCTCCATGAGCTCGCCCGACCGGCTTCCGCTCGCCAAGGAGGCCGTGAAGATCGCCGTGAAGAACCTCAACGAGAACGACACGGTGGCCATCGTCACCTATGCGGGCTCCACGCGGGACGTGCTGCCGCCCACGCCCGCCTCGGACGTCAAGCGCATCCACGCCGCGCTCGACTCGCTCGAGTCCGGCGGAGGCACCGCGATGGGCTCGGGCATGGAGATGGCCTACAAGCACGCGGTGAAGAAGGCGTCGGGCCAGGTGGTGTCGCGAGTCGTGGTGCTCACCGACGGCGACACCAACATCGGCCCCAACCTGAACCCGAACTCCATGCTGGAGAGCATCCGTAAGTACGTGGCCGAGGGCGTCACCCTCACCACCGTGGGCTTCGGCATGGGCAACTACCGCGACGACCTGATGGAGAAGCTCGCGGACAAGGGCAACGGCAACTGCTTCTACGTGGACAGCCTCAAGGAAGCCCGCAAGGTCTTCGAGACGCAGCTCACCGGCACGCTGGAGGTCATCGCCAAGGACGTGAAGCTCCAGGTGGAGTTCAACCCCGCGGTGGTGAGCCGCTACCGGCTGCTGGGCTATGAGAACCGCGACGTGGCGGACAAGGACTTCCGCAACGACAAGGTGGACGCGGGTGAGATTGGCGCGGGCCACAACGTCACCGCGATGTACGAGGTGGAGCTCATCCCGGGAGCGAAGGAGAAGCTCGCCACGGTGCGCGTGCGCGCCAAGGCCCCCAACGGCACCGAGGCCTCCGAGCAGGCCTTCCCCTTCGAGCGCTCCATGGTGGCCTCGTCACTGGAGGCGGCCTCGCCCGACTTCCGCTTCGCCCTGTCCGTGGCCGCCACCGCGGATATCCTCCGCGGCAACCCGGCGGCCCAGGACTGGAGCCTGAAGACCACGCAGAAGCTGGCCGAAGGCTCCGCCGCCAGCAACGCCGAGCGCCTGGAGTTCGTCCAGTTGGTGACGCAGGCCCGTGCGCTGTCGGGAGCCTCCGCGCGCGGGAACTGA